One region of Prinia subflava isolate CZ2003 ecotype Zambia chromosome 6, Cam_Psub_1.2, whole genome shotgun sequence genomic DNA includes:
- the LNPK gene encoding endoplasmic reticulum junction formation protein lunapark isoform X2 produces the protein MGALISRWRAKPSTVEVLEKIDKDIKRLEEFREKNQRLQKLWVGRLLLYSSLLYLITCLIVYLWCLPDEWTARLTMTLPFFAFPLIIWCIRTLLIFFFSKRTERNNDALEDLKSQKKKILEEVMEKETYKTAKLILERFDPGSSAKETELPSAGTSATPRPGQEIRQRTAAQRNASTPPATPKQGSPKSPLAASPNLQRETPAPSGLPERAAGPSLQSSVLPRRPASPATSVPGMGLHPPGPPLARPVLPRERGVVDRVIEYLVGDGPQNRYALICQQCFSHNGMALKEEFEYIAFRCAYCFFLNPARKTRPQAPRLPDFSFEKKRCTELGSEAEPLEPRDRKPQETQETKESEDDVVQLVETNGTDDKAPNSEHLNDELAEEVEKEAENISATEEAISESTSAERSEGSLIKAE, from the exons ATGGGTGCATTAATTTCAAGATGGAGG GCAAAGCCCTCCACTGTAGAAGTATTAGAAAAAATAGATAAG GATATAAAGAGATTAGAagaatttagagaaaaaaatcagaggctACAGAAACTATGGGTTGGAAGGCTTCTTCTGTACTCCTCACTTCTTTACCTTATTACTTGCTTAATTGTATATTTGTGGTGTCTTCCTGACGAATGGACAGCAAGGCTGACAATGACACTTCCATTTTTTGCATTTCCATTGAT aaTCTGGTGTATAAGAACactgctcatttttttcttttccaaacgGACAGAAAGGAATA ATGATGCGCTGGAAGATTTAaaatcccaaaagaaaaaaata CTTGAGGAAGTAATGGAAAAGGAAACATACAAGACTGCTAAACTAATCCTTGAAAGATTTGATCCAGGATCAAGTGCAAAG GAAACTGAACTACCATCTGCTGGAACATCTGCAACCCCAAGACCTGGACAAG AAATTCGTCAGAGGACTGCAGCTCAAAGAAACGCTTCTACACCCCCTGCAACTCCTAAGCAGGGCTCTCCAAAGTCCCCACTCGCAGCATCTCCCAATCTGCAGAGAGAGACGCCGGCTCCGAGCGGGCTCCCGGAAAGAGCGGCTGGGCCATCCTTGCAATCCAGTGTTTTACCAAGGCGCCCTGCATCCCCTGCTACTTCAGTGCCTGGAATGG GTCTTCATCCTCCAGGCCCTCCTTTGGCAAGACCTGTTCTTCCTCGAGAAAGAGGAGTTGTGGATAGAGTTATTGAATATTTGGTTGGTGATGGTCCTCAGAACAG GTATGCCCTTATATGTCAGCAATGTTTTTCTCACAATGGTATGGCTTTGAAGGAGGAGTTTGAATACATAG CATTTAGGTGTGCCTACTGCTTCTTCCTGAACCCTGCAAGAAAAACTAGACCTCAAGCTCCACGACTTCCAGActtcagttttgaaaaaaagCGATGTACGGAATTGGGATCTGAAGCTGAGCCTCTAGAACCTAGAGACAGAAAGCCTCAGGAGACTCAAGAGACAAAAG aatctGAAGATGATGTGGTCCAGCTCGTTGAGACAAATGGCACAGATGATAAAGCACCAAATTCTGAGCATCTAAATGATGAGCTAGCTGAAGAAGttgaaaaagaagcagaaaacatttcagcaaCTGAAGAGGCTATTTCAGAGTCTACTTCAGCTGAACGAAGTGAAGGATCTTtaataaaagcagaataa
- the LNPK gene encoding endoplasmic reticulum junction formation protein lunapark isoform X1: MGALISRWRQAKPSTVEVLEKIDKDIKRLEEFREKNQRLQKLWVGRLLLYSSLLYLITCLIVYLWCLPDEWTARLTMTLPFFAFPLIIWCIRTLLIFFFSKRTERNNDALEDLKSQKKKILEEVMEKETYKTAKLILERFDPGSSAKETELPSAGTSATPRPGQEIRQRTAAQRNASTPPATPKQGSPKSPLAASPNLQRETPAPSGLPERAAGPSLQSSVLPRRPASPATSVPGMGLHPPGPPLARPVLPRERGVVDRVIEYLVGDGPQNRYALICQQCFSHNGMALKEEFEYIAFRCAYCFFLNPARKTRPQAPRLPDFSFEKKRCTELGSEAEPLEPRDRKPQETQETKESEDDVVQLVETNGTDDKAPNSEHLNDELAEEVEKEAENISATEEAISESTSAERSEGSLIKAE, translated from the exons ATGGGTGCATTAATTTCAAGATGGAGG CAGGCAAAGCCCTCCACTGTAGAAGTATTAGAAAAAATAGATAAG GATATAAAGAGATTAGAagaatttagagaaaaaaatcagaggctACAGAAACTATGGGTTGGAAGGCTTCTTCTGTACTCCTCACTTCTTTACCTTATTACTTGCTTAATTGTATATTTGTGGTGTCTTCCTGACGAATGGACAGCAAGGCTGACAATGACACTTCCATTTTTTGCATTTCCATTGAT aaTCTGGTGTATAAGAACactgctcatttttttcttttccaaacgGACAGAAAGGAATA ATGATGCGCTGGAAGATTTAaaatcccaaaagaaaaaaata CTTGAGGAAGTAATGGAAAAGGAAACATACAAGACTGCTAAACTAATCCTTGAAAGATTTGATCCAGGATCAAGTGCAAAG GAAACTGAACTACCATCTGCTGGAACATCTGCAACCCCAAGACCTGGACAAG AAATTCGTCAGAGGACTGCAGCTCAAAGAAACGCTTCTACACCCCCTGCAACTCCTAAGCAGGGCTCTCCAAAGTCCCCACTCGCAGCATCTCCCAATCTGCAGAGAGAGACGCCGGCTCCGAGCGGGCTCCCGGAAAGAGCGGCTGGGCCATCCTTGCAATCCAGTGTTTTACCAAGGCGCCCTGCATCCCCTGCTACTTCAGTGCCTGGAATGG GTCTTCATCCTCCAGGCCCTCCTTTGGCAAGACCTGTTCTTCCTCGAGAAAGAGGAGTTGTGGATAGAGTTATTGAATATTTGGTTGGTGATGGTCCTCAGAACAG GTATGCCCTTATATGTCAGCAATGTTTTTCTCACAATGGTATGGCTTTGAAGGAGGAGTTTGAATACATAG CATTTAGGTGTGCCTACTGCTTCTTCCTGAACCCTGCAAGAAAAACTAGACCTCAAGCTCCACGACTTCCAGActtcagttttgaaaaaaagCGATGTACGGAATTGGGATCTGAAGCTGAGCCTCTAGAACCTAGAGACAGAAAGCCTCAGGAGACTCAAGAGACAAAAG aatctGAAGATGATGTGGTCCAGCTCGTTGAGACAAATGGCACAGATGATAAAGCACCAAATTCTGAGCATCTAAATGATGAGCTAGCTGAAGAAGttgaaaaagaagcagaaaacatttcagcaaCTGAAGAGGCTATTTCAGAGTCTACTTCAGCTGAACGAAGTGAAGGATCTTtaataaaagcagaataa